A genomic stretch from Mycobacterium cookii includes:
- a CDS encoding NAD(P)H-dependent oxidoreductase subunit E yields the protein MTSGIATILNRHVRDRAGLIDILWDVQRESGYISGESAAGIADWLGLSVEDVLETATFYHFFHTTPSGRHRIYLSNNVIAKMQGHREVYQALEVETGTRFGGPGSDDFGLFETACIGLSDHEPAMLIDGVAFTDLSPASVGEIIEGLKRGESAAQIANPAGLSRDDVAYVDALTRTTVHTAGPVFFCGDTDYSALRHRCLAMTPERVIATVAESGLRGLGGAGFPTGTKWKFCRAATGDEKYIICNADEGEPGTFKDRALLTYAPKQVFVGMAIAAHGVGARNGILYLRAEYAYLRDYLARQLVELREDGVLGDGFEIRIQLGAGAYICGDETALLESCEGKRGTPRLKPPFPVEHGFLGKPTVVNNVETFAAVTRIMQEGAEWFAAMGVPGSTGTRLLSVAGDCAAPGIYEAEWGVTLRQVLDMVGADNPRAVQISGPSGEMLSVAADADRRLAYDDLSCNGSFMVFNHDRDLIDIVGDFMQFFVDESCGICVPCRAGNVMLRQKIGLVAAGRAVRSDLDDMVAWGGIVAHTSRCGLGATSPNPILSTLNKFPEIYSARLRERNGDLLPSFDPEAELTGYAQAVAALAPRESP from the coding sequence ATGACTTCCGGTATCGCGACGATTCTCAATCGGCACGTCCGTGACCGTGCTGGGCTCATCGACATCTTGTGGGATGTGCAACGCGAATCCGGCTACATCTCAGGCGAATCCGCCGCCGGGATCGCCGATTGGCTCGGGCTGTCCGTCGAGGATGTTCTGGAGACTGCGACGTTCTACCATTTCTTCCACACCACGCCGTCGGGCCGTCACCGAATTTATCTGAGCAACAACGTCATTGCGAAGATGCAGGGCCACCGCGAGGTGTATCAGGCCCTGGAAGTCGAGACCGGGACACGATTCGGCGGCCCCGGGTCGGACGACTTCGGGTTGTTCGAAACCGCGTGCATCGGGTTGAGCGACCACGAACCGGCGATGCTCATCGACGGTGTCGCCTTCACAGACCTGTCACCGGCTTCGGTCGGCGAGATCATCGAGGGACTGAAGAGAGGTGAGTCTGCGGCGCAGATCGCCAATCCGGCTGGGCTGTCACGCGACGATGTGGCATACGTCGACGCGCTGACACGCACCACCGTGCATACCGCGGGGCCGGTGTTCTTCTGCGGCGACACCGATTACAGCGCTTTGCGACACCGCTGCCTGGCGATGACCCCCGAGCGCGTGATCGCCACCGTCGCCGAGTCCGGCCTGCGGGGGCTGGGCGGCGCGGGTTTCCCGACCGGCACCAAGTGGAAGTTCTGCCGTGCGGCCACCGGCGACGAGAAATACATCATCTGCAACGCCGACGAAGGCGAGCCCGGGACCTTCAAGGACCGGGCGCTGCTGACGTATGCGCCCAAGCAGGTATTCGTGGGCATGGCGATCGCGGCCCACGGCGTTGGGGCCCGCAACGGCATCCTCTACCTTCGCGCAGAGTATGCGTATCTGCGCGATTACCTCGCCCGGCAGCTGGTGGAACTACGCGAGGATGGAGTGCTCGGCGACGGGTTCGAGATCCGCATCCAGTTGGGTGCCGGTGCCTACATCTGCGGCGACGAGACCGCGCTCCTCGAGTCCTGCGAGGGTAAGCGGGGAACGCCGCGACTCAAGCCGCCTTTCCCGGTCGAGCACGGGTTCCTGGGCAAGCCAACGGTGGTGAACAACGTCGAGACCTTCGCCGCGGTGACCCGGATCATGCAGGAGGGTGCCGAGTGGTTCGCGGCAATGGGTGTGCCGGGATCAACCGGCACCCGGCTGCTCAGCGTCGCCGGCGACTGCGCCGCTCCCGGGATCTACGAGGCGGAGTGGGGGGTGACGTTGCGTCAGGTGCTCGACATGGTCGGCGCCGACAACCCGCGGGCCGTACAGATCAGCGGCCCGTCTGGGGAGATGCTCTCGGTGGCCGCCGACGCTGACCGCAGGCTTGCCTACGACGATCTGTCCTGCAACGGCTCTTTCATGGTGTTCAATCACGACCGCGATCTGATCGACATCGTCGGGGACTTCATGCAGTTCTTCGTCGACGAGTCCTGCGGCATCTGTGTGCCGTGTCGTGCGGGCAACGTGATGCTGCGGCAGAAGATCGGGCTGGTGGCCGCGGGTCGGGCGGTCCGATCTGATCTCGACGACATGGTTGCCTGGGGTGGGATCGTCGCGCACACCAGCCGGTGCGGGCTCGGCGCCACCTCGCCCAACCCCATCCTGAGCACGCTGAACAAGTTCCCGGAAATCTATTCGGCCCGACTTCGTGAGCGCAACGGCGACCTGCTGCCGTCCTTCGACCCAGAGGCTGAGCTGACTGGCTACGCCCAAGCTGTTGCCGCGCTGGCACCCCGGGAGTCGCCGTGA
- a CDS encoding 2Fe-2S iron-sulfur cluster-binding protein, giving the protein MTIRIEIDGKTVTCEEGRTLVDVAAEAGVYIPTLCYLPEHPVLGTCRVCSVKVNGAVAPACAVQVSDGMRVEVNDPETTDARKALVELLFSEGNHNCPSCEKAGRCTLQAVGYEVDMMVSRFPYQFPERVADHAADRIWLERDRCIFCQRCVEFVRDRATGKKIFSISGRGADARIEIDVELANQMPPEQVREAVDICPVGTILEKGVGYDEPIGERRYDVESVKDRALEPSRRHET; this is encoded by the coding sequence GTGACCATCCGGATCGAGATCGACGGCAAGACCGTCACCTGCGAGGAGGGCAGGACGCTCGTCGACGTCGCCGCGGAGGCGGGCGTCTACATCCCGACCTTGTGCTATCTGCCCGAGCATCCTGTCCTGGGCACCTGCCGAGTGTGCTCGGTCAAGGTCAACGGCGCGGTCGCCCCCGCCTGTGCGGTCCAGGTCAGCGATGGGATGCGGGTGGAGGTCAACGACCCGGAGACCACCGATGCGCGTAAAGCGTTGGTGGAGTTGCTGTTCTCCGAGGGCAACCACAACTGCCCCAGCTGTGAAAAGGCCGGCCGGTGCACGCTGCAGGCGGTCGGCTACGAGGTGGACATGATGGTGTCCCGCTTCCCATACCAGTTCCCCGAGCGGGTTGCCGACCATGCGGCGGACAGGATCTGGCTGGAGCGCGACCGCTGCATCTTCTGCCAGCGTTGCGTGGAGTTCGTCCGGGATCGCGCGACAGGCAAGAAGATCTTCAGCATCAGCGGTCGCGGAGCTGATGCCCGCATTGAGATCGACGTCGAACTGGCCAACCAGATGCCCCCCGAGCAGGTCCGTGAGGCGGTCGACATCTGCCCGGTTGGAACGATTCTCGAAAAAGGGGTGGGGTATGACGAGCCTATCGGCGAGCGGCGCTACGACGTCGAATCGGTGAAAGACCGAGCGCTCGAACCATCGCGGAGGCATGAAACGTGA
- a CDS encoding NADH-quinone oxidoreductase subunit B family protein has translation MTSSNPNEFASHELPATPLDPELAAKRAGKIKVSMISLCGCWGCSLSLLDIDERMIALLDKITILRSSFTDIKRIPERCAIGFIEGGVANEDNIETLRHFRDNCDVLISVGACAIWGGVPALRNLVGLKDCLAEAYTNSPTAPPAASPVVPYHNRIPVLTNNVYPCHEVVQMDYFIPGCPPGADAILDVLEDLVNGRPVNLPKSLNHFD, from the coding sequence GTGACCTCGTCGAACCCCAACGAGTTTGCCTCGCACGAACTTCCGGCCACCCCGCTCGACCCGGAACTGGCCGCCAAGCGCGCCGGGAAGATCAAGGTCTCGATGATCAGCCTGTGCGGCTGTTGGGGATGTAGCTTGTCGTTGCTCGACATCGACGAGCGGATGATCGCCCTGTTGGACAAGATCACCATCCTGCGGTCGTCGTTCACCGACATCAAGCGCATTCCGGAGCGGTGCGCGATCGGATTCATCGAGGGCGGGGTCGCCAACGAGGACAATATCGAGACGCTGCGGCATTTCAGGGACAACTGCGATGTTCTGATCTCGGTCGGCGCCTGCGCGATTTGGGGTGGTGTCCCGGCGTTGCGTAATCTGGTGGGGCTCAAGGATTGTCTAGCGGAGGCTTATACAAACTCCCCGACGGCGCCGCCTGCCGCGAGCCCGGTTGTCCCCTATCACAATCGGATCCCCGTCCTCACCAACAACGTGTACCCGTGCCACGAGGTCGTGCAGATGGACTACTTCATCCCGGGCTGCCCCCCGGGGGCGGACGCGATCCTCGACGTTTTGGAAGACCTTGTCAACGGGCGTCCGGTGAATCTGCCCAAGTCTCTCAACCATTTCGACTGA
- a CDS encoding Ni/Fe hydrogenase subunit alpha, whose product MAAVATTLVIDPVTRIEGHGKVVIELDDDRNVIDAKLHVVEFRGYEKFIQGHPYWEAPVLMQRICGICFVSHHLGGAKALDEMIGVGPASGTYLTPTAIKMRRLGHYAQMLQSHVTAYFYLVVPEMMFGIDAAPEQRNFIGLIEANPGLVKRVVRLRKWGQEVIAAVFGKRMHGLSAVPGGVNKSLTAADVDRFLRGDDGLSSIDEVIDDAQLGLQMFYDFHDEHRAQVDGFANVSALNMCLVDDDGNVDYYDGRLRVVDEQKKLVREFDYRDYLDHFSEGVEKWTYMKFPFLTDLGRDAGSVRVGPLARLNVTRSLSTPIAAEALEKFHAYTGGRANNITLHTNWARTIEIIHAAEVVRDLLNDPDLQKDDLVVSPGADAWTGDGVGVVEAPRGTLLHHYRADREGNITFANLIVATTQNNQVLNRTVRSVAEDYLGGQAEITEGMMNAIEVGIRAYDPCLSCATHALGQMPLIVTVVDAKGRVLDERAR is encoded by the coding sequence ATGGCCGCTGTGGCAACAACGCTCGTGATCGATCCGGTCACCCGAATCGAAGGACACGGAAAGGTGGTCATCGAACTTGACGACGACCGCAACGTGATCGACGCCAAGCTGCACGTGGTGGAGTTCCGCGGCTATGAGAAGTTCATCCAGGGCCACCCGTACTGGGAAGCGCCAGTTCTCATGCAGCGGATCTGCGGGATCTGCTTCGTCAGCCACCACCTTGGCGGGGCCAAGGCCCTCGACGAGATGATCGGCGTCGGGCCGGCGTCGGGCACTTATCTCACCCCGACCGCAATCAAGATGCGCCGGCTGGGTCACTACGCACAAATGCTGCAATCACACGTCACCGCCTACTTCTACTTGGTGGTGCCGGAGATGATGTTCGGGATCGACGCCGCACCCGAGCAGCGCAACTTCATCGGACTGATCGAGGCCAATCCTGGTCTCGTCAAACGCGTTGTCCGGCTGCGTAAGTGGGGCCAAGAGGTCATCGCCGCCGTCTTCGGAAAACGCATGCACGGCCTCTCCGCGGTGCCCGGCGGTGTCAACAAAAGCCTCACGGCCGCCGACGTCGACCGATTCCTGCGCGGCGATGACGGATTGTCCTCCATCGACGAGGTCATCGACGACGCTCAGTTGGGTCTGCAGATGTTCTACGACTTCCACGACGAGCATCGTGCCCAAGTCGACGGCTTCGCCAACGTGTCGGCGCTGAACATGTGTCTGGTGGACGATGACGGCAACGTCGATTATTACGACGGGCGACTCAGGGTCGTCGACGAGCAGAAGAAGCTCGTACGCGAGTTCGACTACCGCGACTATCTCGACCACTTCTCCGAGGGGGTCGAGAAGTGGACCTATATGAAGTTCCCGTTCCTCACCGATCTTGGCCGCGACGCGGGCTCGGTGCGGGTCGGCCCACTGGCCCGCCTCAACGTCACCCGGAGCCTGTCCACTCCCATCGCCGCCGAAGCGCTGGAGAAGTTCCACGCTTACACCGGCGGGCGCGCCAATAACATTACGCTGCACACCAATTGGGCGCGCACCATCGAAATCATCCACGCCGCAGAGGTTGTCAGGGATCTACTCAACGACCCCGACCTGCAAAAGGATGACCTGGTGGTGTCGCCCGGCGCCGATGCCTGGACCGGGGACGGGGTCGGTGTGGTGGAAGCCCCCCGGGGGACCCTTCTGCACCACTATCGCGCCGATCGCGAAGGCAATATCACCTTTGCCAACCTGATCGTGGCGACTACGCAGAACAACCAGGTGCTCAACCGGACGGTACGCAGCGTCGCCGAGGACTATCTCGGCGGCCAGGCTGAGATCACCGAGGGCATGATGAACGCCATCGAGGTGGGCATCCGCGCCTATGATCCCTGCCTGAGCTGCGCCACCCACGCCCTCGGGCAGATGCCGTTGATAGTTACCGTTGTGGACGCAAAGGGGCGGGTGCTCGATGAGCGTGCGCGCTGA
- a CDS encoding hydrogenase maturation protease has protein sequence MSVRAEPHRVTFGLFDNSTSLIYGIGNDGRQDDGLGWAFIDRLEQIHPRPRARLRRTYQLSLEDADLISRYTRVLFVDATKDPGVESFNLSLPEPRLDFSFTSHALSVPAILATTQQCFEHLPEAYLLAIRGYEWELQLGLTSPAQHNLSRSLEFLSVPR, from the coding sequence ATGAGCGTGCGCGCTGAACCGCACCGTGTCACGTTCGGGCTCTTCGACAACTCCACGTCGCTGATCTATGGCATCGGTAACGACGGACGTCAGGACGACGGATTGGGCTGGGCCTTCATCGACCGGCTCGAGCAGATCCATCCTCGGCCTCGCGCACGCCTGCGCCGTACCTATCAGCTGAGTCTCGAAGACGCGGATCTGATCAGCCGATACACCCGAGTTCTGTTCGTGGATGCCACCAAAGACCCTGGGGTCGAATCGTTTAACCTGAGCCTTCCGGAGCCGAGACTGGACTTCAGCTTCACCTCGCACGCACTCTCAGTGCCGGCGATCCTCGCGACCACCCAGCAGTGCTTCGAACACCTTCCGGAGGCCTACCTGCTGGCGATCCGCGGCTACGAGTGGGAACTCCAGCTGGGACTGACCAGCCCTGCGCAACACAACCTCAGCCGATCGCTGGAGTTCTTGTCGGTACCGCGTTAG